Sequence from the Meles meles chromosome 10, mMelMel3.1 paternal haplotype, whole genome shotgun sequence genome:
AATTATAGTATGTATTCCTTTGTGTCCCAGTTCTTTTGTTCAGCCTACTTTGTATAGCTCATTCCCACAATTTACGactatatcacaatttatttattgtaCTGTTCTGGGCATCTGAGATATTTCCAGTTTCATGTTATTATTAACAATGTTTATAGGTTCTCATGCATGTCCCGGGATGCACGTATGGATACACAATTCTATTAAGGAAATAGAAGGAATGGAAGTTCTAGATCATTGAGTGTGTGTTATGTTCAGTTTAGCAAAGATTCTCTGTTTTCTAAGGAGGTTATCCCAATTTCCACCCCCACCAGAAGTGTGTGAAAGCTGGCGTTGGTCCACATTCTTTGTCAGtacttggtattttcttttttttttttttttaatttatttgacagagagatcacaagtaggcatagagggaggcagagagagagggggaagcaggctccctgacaagcagagagcctgatgtggggctcgatcccaggaccccgagatcatgacctgagccaaaggcaaaggtttaacccactgagccacccaggcgccccagtacttgGTATTTTCTAATTGTTCCCATTCCAGTGACCAGATCTGGTTTCTTGTGGCAGTTTCAGTTGGTATTTCCTTCTTCACTAAAGAGATTTAGCACCTTTTTTCCATCTTATTGACCGTCTGTACAGCTTATGAAATGTCTGCTGAAGCCTTTTGCTCAGTATTCAATCGAGctgtatctttttcttattgatttgtatgagtcgtttatatattctggatgcgAGTCCTTTGTGGGTTATATattgtgcaaatatcttctcccactctgggatTGTCACTTCACTCTCTTCATGGTGAATTTTgataaacaaaacaattttttttcttaatggtttGTGCTTTGTGTGTCCTGTTAAAGAGATCTTTGCCTACTGTAAGATCATGAAGATAGTTTCCTCTATTACCTTCTTGAAactgtattatttaaattttcacatttagatctacTGTGTACATGGAATATGTGATTGTGTTATGATGTGAAGTAAAGGtcaagctgctttttttttttttttttaaagtaagggtATTCACTGGACGCACCATCATTTATGGATGGCTGTCCTTCCTGCACTATTCTGCTTTTCCAACACATAAAACAATTGATTGTATATATGTGAGTGTTTCTGgatttgggctctctgttctgtgccAATAGATCTTCACGGATTTTTTAATTCACGAAAGACttacagagggagaaagggaaagtttAGGGGCATtcattataaacatatataagttataaaatgaattactattattttatttgctttaatttCAAAGTtacctgtatttctttttaaaaacaaacatgcaaaaccatcagctacttaattttttttttttttttagttctatagATTATTATAGATAGAAGGGTGCGGAGACCAAATCCAGCAAGCTTCAAAATGATTCTCCACTGGGGTGCTTCGTGCCAACTGTTGAAAGCACTGattttgagttttaaaactaTTCCAACAAAGGTTACAATGCTTTATTAGGAACTCATTTGTCTAGAAAgcattttatatacaaataatttcTAGATTCCAATAATGGTAGCATACATTTCATAGTTTAAATGTACTGGGATATGACGTGGAACTCAACTTCGTTAGTATCCTTGGGGGGAAGTATCAGCTgctttgttttattgtgttttgtttcatACTGGTTTATTTAGGGGTTCCGTTTTCACTCCTCAGTAGATTTTATGCATTTCTCATATGcttcttcactcattcattcgtcCGTTTCTGAAGGATGACTGGCTGCTATCTTGATCAGCCAACCTTCTTCGTAATAAGATTTGTTGACAAGTCCTGGATTTTCTACAAGAGCTTCACTAGTTTCAGTGACTTCTAATAAACAAGAGAGTTCACTAGCAGCTTTCACACTTTCCAAAGCACCAAACTCTCCTTGTTTGTTCCATTTTGTCCATACTTTAGGCAGACTGCAGTAAACATCTGTACAATATTGCTGTGCAAAATTACTGATTCCCACTCTTCCAATACCATGTTCTGTTGTTACCCATTCATGATGGGCTGTGAACTGGCGCATGGAGAGTGGAGGGGAGCCTTTGCGCAGCGTTTGGTTGGCCTCGTCCTCAGCCCCCGGGGGGCCACCCAAGGCAGACACTGGaatgggcagggaaggggcaggcaggggagcagcgggcagGGGCACAGCAGATGTGGAAACAGTGGGCAGGTGGCAGGCCATGTGCACCTCACAGCTCCTAGCGCCATGTGCACAGAGGTTGGAGGTATCAgccacttaattttaaaaatttttttcaagtttttgagtATGTAATATAGATTTGTGGCTCAAGCGTTAACTTGTCTATAAAGTTATGCAAATGTTGACCTGTGTATTTAATTTCTATCTACCCTAAGAAGTAACTACTGCTATTAGTTTatctttcagatatttttaatgCATGCATAAGCTaccatgaaaatatatttttcactttttttgcaATGATAGTATGTTCTATACACTATACATTTTGCAATGATAGTATGTTCTATTACACCTTGctgtttttaatttactttttaaaaagattttatttatgtgtttgacagagatcacaagtaggcagagagagaggaggaagcaggttccctgcgtagcagagatcccgatgcggggctcgatcccaggaccctgggaccatgacctgagctgaaggcagaggctttaacccactgagccacccaggtgccccacaccttGCTGTTTTTATACTTAATATAGCTTAaatatctttctctttcctcctcctccttttttcctcttcttcacttACTCCAATTTTAGGGAGTTTTTTCCCCTACAACTCACAGTCTAGCGAGACTTTAACACAAATCCCCaccttaaattaaaataattcgaCATTTTTGTTTACTGAACAAGAtgctctatttcttcttttcccttcagcTTCATTCCACTCTTCTTCCATTGTGGTTTTCTGCTACTTAACTCTTGTTTAATTGATGGGTCATCCAACATTGAACATAATACCTCCAAGGCCCCTTTGTAGGGACTATGGGAGATACGGTCCTTTCCCTTGAGGTGCCGAGGCCCTGGGGAGAGAGCCAGGCATTTACACAGAGAAGGGTGATCAGTGCCATCAGGAAATCACTAAATGTCTGATACAGTGAACAGGAGGCCAGAGGGAAAAGGCCTCTCTTCTCCCTGGGGTAGTCACAGAAGAATTCACGGAGAAGACAAGACTTTTGGTTTTTAGGGTTTCAGATAGTACATTGACATGGTCCGACATCAGAAGGTGCCTGTAATGTACAGGTTACAGCTTAACCACGTGAAAAGGGCACAGCTCAGTGACACTGAGTCCATTCGTGTACTGTGTTACCATTCCCACCATCCAGACCTAGAACTCTGCTGACATTGTGCAACTGAGACCATCACCTTTAAGTGGCtaactcctcctccccactccccgccaggcctggcaaccaccattctacttcctgTTTCTGTGAATGTGACTGCTCTAGGTACATCACAAAAATGGAATcagacagtatttgtccttttattttactaagcataatatccttagggttcatccacattgtagcatgtgtcagaatgttccccctttttacttatttttttttaaagggaggaggggccgagggagagagagagagagaatggcaaggaggctccatgcccagtgtggagcccagtagGAGGCTcacatctcacaaccctgagatcatgacctgagcagaaatccaaACGTATGCTCAAcctgctgagctacccaggaaccagAATGTTCTCCCTTTATAAGTTGCCTGATATTTCACTGcatgtatgtaccacattttgtttgtttaactgtTTGGGGTTTTGAGAGTTTTTACTCTCCTGCTGTCCCATTTCTTCCTAATTTATACCATCAAGCAGTTTTCTAGAAGGTCAAGGCTTTATGTGACTCTTCTTTATTGGGCAGAAGGACCTACTGGCCTGTCTTTTCCCAGCGACTACAAGGAGCTGAACTCCAACATCTCCAGAGGCCAGAGTCCTCCTCCTCTTAGTTAACTTGGTTTCTTCAGAGACACTTCCTTTCAGGACCCTTTGGGATTTCAGTCTTCTCAGCCCAGAAGTCCTCTAGGGACTGAGCTTCCCAAGCTGGCCCAGAACCCATTAGCATCCAGCTGCGCAGTTTCTGGCAAAGGCCTTCTGAGTGGATATTCTTCATGTCCCTGGCAGGGACCTTCAGGAAGTGCTGCCCATTCTCACCCTGCCCCACTGACTGGGTTCCTGAGGCCTGTGGTTTTCGGGCCCACTGTCAGCTGTGTCCTTTCAGACGCTTTATCTTCCTGGGACCTTTTGTgttaccccagggcctttgctcaGTCTTTCACAGCAGAAGGCTGGGGCCACTCAGTCTCTTTTTCCATTGCTTTTTCACCTTCTTAAAAAAGCAAGTGGATGATTGTACTGGAAGAGAATGCCCTTGTTCTTCGGAAATACCCTCACGTGACACACGTGGTGAAAACACCAGGATGAAAAGGGCTGCGGGCAAGCCCAGGTCCTGGGGATGTTGGGGTAAAGGAGCACGGTGGCTCCGGTTTACAGAGGATTCAGGAAAAAATCCATCTATACGCATATAAGGAGAAAGGATGATAAAGCAAATGGGGTACAGTGTTAACAACTGGTGAATCTGCTGCTGTGCATTGAATATCGCGTGCTCTGACATTTGTGCGCTGCAGGCCCAGGCCCCCGGGGGATGGTATTGGAAGGCAAAGCCTTTGGCAGGTGAAGAGGTCCTAAGAATGATAATAGGCCGAGTCCCTGAgagtgggattagtgcccttaaaaATGAGACCCAGAGAGCTCTCCCCTTCCACCCTGTGAGGACCCAGAGAGAAGACAGTTGTCAGTGAATGGGGAAGTGGTCTCTAGCCAGACAACAAATCTGttggcaccttgattttggatttcccAGTTTTCGGAACTAtaagaaatagatttctgttcttaaaaattattttttaaaagattttatttatttatttgacagaaagagagagagatcacaagtaggtagagtgagagggggaagcaggctccccgctgagcagagagctggatgtggggcttgatccggagactttgggatcatgacctgagccaaaggcagaggcttaacccactgagccacccagacgccccagatttctatttttataaaccCCTCTGTCTGGGGCGCCTgcgaggctcagtcggttaagagtctgattcttgatttcagctcaggttgtgatctcactgttgtgggatagagcccccagtcgggctcagtgctcagcagagagactgcttgtccttctccctc
This genomic interval carries:
- the LOC123951492 gene encoding glycine cleavage system H protein, mitochondrial-like — encoded protein: MACHLPTVSTSAVPLPAAPLPAPSLPIPVSALGGPPGAEDEANQTLRKGSPPLSMRQFTAHHEWVTTEHGIGRVGISNFAQQYCTDVYCSLPKVWTKWNKQGEFGALESVKAASELSCLLEVTETSEALVENPGLVNKSYYEEGWLIKIAASHPSETDE